From a single Arachis hypogaea cultivar Tifrunner chromosome 3, arahy.Tifrunner.gnm2.J5K5, whole genome shotgun sequence genomic region:
- the LOC112779377 gene encoding uncharacterized protein, with product MDEINRWADIDENLLKEISKWFHAYHDYIQLRLVCKQWSLKLPKISNENKIPWLLLPDETVKNQSYEDKEIHHLMQLGAADDETLDTCAIEEKDIYHIMLPEMQSYNKLIRGSGHGWLIVISRSDGTMQMLNPFTNRRLDLPPVSTLPDIIDYQPDNHGNEYILWDYSDIRITEERDKVHRLHAVKVIINSSPEYDIENFLAVVIFGLYRRLAFYKPANMR from the coding sequence ATGGACGAGATTAATCGATGGGCAGACATCGATGAAAATTTGTTGAAAGAAATTTCAAAATGGTTCCATGCCTACCATGATTACATCCAACTTCGATTGGTTTGCAAACAGTGGAGCTTGAAACTTCCAAAGATTTCCAATGAAAACAAAATTCCGTGGTTATTGTTACCTGACGAAACTGTCAAGAATCAATCTTACGAAGACAAGGAGATTCATCATCTCATGCAATTAGGTGCTGCAGATGATGAAACTCTTGATACTTGCGCCATTGAAGAGAAAGATATTTACCATATCATGCTGCCAGAGATGCAGTCCTACAACAAGTTAATTCGCGGTTCTGGTCATGGATGGTTGATTGTCATATCCAGATCTGATGGCACTATGCAAATGTTAAATCCATTTACAAATCGTAGATTGGATCTTCCTCCAGTCTCAACTTTACCCGATATAATTGATTACCAGCCTGATAATCATGGGAATGAATATATACTATGGGATTATAGTGACATTAGGATCACCGAGGAAAGAGATAAAGTGCATAGATTGCATGCTGTTAAGGTTATTATAAACTCATCTCCTGAGTATGACATTGAAAATTTTCTGGCGGTGGTGATATTCGGACTTTACCGGAGGCTGGCTTTTTACAAGCCTGCAAATATGAGATGA